One genomic window of Candidatus Poribacteria bacterium includes the following:
- a CDS encoding AAA-like domain-containing protein: MRKFGTEGRVEPTQHYFVPRTREITDFINRVRAGKYIVLFAPRQTGKTTFFRRVIDVLNEGTGTGASVASHETFRQNPAATTSDAAYFPIRLDFQVCRNLSIREFYTYLSKEIRTQIESVFQKHGSMPSLSQFLDATTLTNHISMIDFFRELQRLLPNQRILLMIDEFNGIPQSALSDFLYALRLIYLSDEPRCPHSIGIIGVKSINQLNYDRSVSPFNIQDEFRLPNFTLEQVQELIEQYTDEVGQVVAPEVIASIHKQTAGQPVLVNRFAQILTEELDIPKNETITMAHFTAAHTQLLRGRNTNIEHLTTNIRKDPRFENILMRIMARDEGIDFNLRNHIIGELATYGVIKEGTDGMCEILNPIYLYCILQAFKPLVNGLEDEYFPEDTSDDFRDYLAPGNSIDMVSLLDNFQNFIARAGFKILQVPDTPQESVGQHLLMAYLDAFVRQIGGTMHIEVQTGRGRMDLIVTHNQRKYIVETKIWRGTHYYQSGKQQLARYLKLEGVTEGFYVVFDHRQVPEPRIETSIVEGVTIHCYVIPVVQETPTGV, translated from the coding sequence ATGCGAAAATTTGGTACTGAAGGGCGCGTCGAGCCCACACAACACTATTTTGTGCCGCGCACACGGGAGATTACCGATTTCATCAACCGCGTCAGAGCAGGTAAATACATTGTCTTATTCGCGCCGCGGCAAACCGGCAAAACGACATTCTTCCGACGCGTCATCGACGTACTCAACGAAGGGACAGGAACGGGAGCATCCGTTGCGTCTCACGAAACCTTCCGGCAGAACCCTGCTGCTACCACATCTGATGCAGCCTATTTCCCCATTCGTCTTGATTTCCAAGTGTGTCGCAATTTATCAATCCGTGAGTTTTACACATACCTATCAAAAGAGATCCGTACCCAAATCGAAAGCGTCTTCCAGAAACACGGGAGTATGCCTTCTCTGTCTCAATTTTTAGATGCCACCACACTCACCAACCACATTTCGATGATTGACTTTTTCAGAGAACTTCAAAGACTCCTGCCAAACCAGCGGATTCTCCTGATGATAGACGAGTTTAATGGTATTCCCCAAAGTGCTTTGAGTGATTTTTTGTATGCGCTCCGCCTTATCTACCTGTCCGATGAACCTCGATGTCCGCACAGCATTGGCATCATCGGGGTCAAAAGCATCAACCAACTCAATTATGATCGCTCTGTCTCTCCATTCAATATCCAAGACGAATTCCGCTTACCGAACTTTACGCTTGAACAGGTACAAGAACTGATCGAGCAATATACGGACGAAGTCGGACAGGTTGTCGCACCAGAGGTTATTGCGTCGATTCATAAGCAGACCGCAGGACAACCCGTACTCGTCAACCGATTTGCACAAATTCTCACGGAGGAATTAGACATTCCAAAAAACGAAACGATTACAATGGCGCACTTTACGGCTGCACATACCCAACTCCTCCGAGGGCGGAACACCAACATCGAGCATTTAACAACCAATATTCGCAAAGACCCGCGTTTTGAAAATATTTTGATGCGAATTATGGCACGCGATGAAGGGATAGACTTCAACCTACGCAATCACATTATTGGGGAACTTGCCACTTACGGGGTTATCAAAGAGGGAACTGATGGAATGTGTGAGATTCTCAATCCGATTTATCTATATTGCATACTGCAGGCATTCAAACCCCTCGTGAATGGATTGGAGGATGAATACTTCCCTGAAGACACCAGTGACGATTTTCGGGATTACCTTGCACCTGGGAATTCGATTGACATGGTGTCGTTACTTGATAACTTCCAGAATTTCATCGCGCGCGCAGGGTTCAAGATTCTACAAGTGCCGGATACACCCCAGGAATCGGTCGGCCAGCATCTTTTGATGGCATATCTTGACGCGTTTGTCAGACAGATCGGTGGGACGATGCACATTGAAGTTCAAACCGGGCGAGGGCGGATGGACCTCATTGTGACGCACAATCAACGAAAATACATCGTTGAGACAAAAATTTGGCGAGGCACACACTATTATCAGTCAGGGAAGCAGCAGCTGGCGCGATATCTCAAGTTAGAGGGTGTGACCGAGGGTTTCTACGTCGTGTTCGATCATAGACAGGTACCGGAACCCCGTATTGAGACCTCGATCGTTGAGGGTGTGACAATTCATTGCTATGTCATCCCCGTTGTGCAGGAAACGCCTACCGGTGTATGA